GACCTCTAGAGCAAAAGATCATACGGGATTTTGGTTTCCAGAGATTCGTTATATGTACAGATGGAGGTCTAGGATCAGAAAACAACCGACTGTTCAACGACATCGAAGGACGTGCATTCATTTGTACGCAATCGCTCAAGAAGCTAAACCGCAAGAAACGCGAGGAAGCGATGTCGAACCAAAGATGGAAACGTCTGAAGGATGGAGCGACAGTTGATATCGAAGAGATACAGAGAGAACCATACAAGCATATCGATGACATCTATTACAAAGAAGAGCCATATGGCACCAAGAAGGTAGCTGGTCAATTGATGATCGTCACCTATTCACCAAGATATGCGACATATCAAAAAGAGATACGGGATTCACAGATTGCACGTGCAGAGTCCATGGTAGACAAAGGCTCTATCCAAAAGCAAAGAAGAAACCCAAACGATCCTGCAAGATTCGTAAGGGTCACAGCTACCACATCAGATGGAGAAATCGCATCCGAGGAGCACTATGCGATAGACCAGGACAAGATCGATAGTGAAGCGATGTATGATGGCTTCTATGCCATCTGTACCGACCTGGTAAATGACAAGATAGAAGACATCCTAAAGGTCAGCGAAGGAAGATGGCAAATAGAGGAAGCATTCCGCATCATGAAGACAGACTTTGAAGCAAGACCTGTATATGTCAGAAAGAAGGACAGCATCCGTGCACACTTCCTGATATGTTATCTGGCCCTACTGATCTTCCGCATCCTAGAAAAGAAGTTAGGTCCAAGCTATACATCATCAGAACTGATTACTACATTGAGAGAATACAAGCTATTGAAGGTAAACGGACAAGGATACATACCGGAATATAAGCGAACAAAGATAACGGATCATCTACATAAAGAATTTGGATTCTGTACGGATACAGAGATCGTTCCAACAGGAACCATGAGAAAGATCATATCTGAAACGAAAAAATAGAATCCCACACTACACAGATCAACAAAACGAAAATGCCAGAAACCCTTTCTACATCGTGGTTTATGGCATTTTTTACATTTATAACTGTCAAAGATGGGAATATATCTAATAATCCAAACTATGAGCAGATTGCCAATATGCTTGATATCGCATTTCATAGATATCCAAATATAGAAGGACTGATATTCCATTCTGATCAAGGATGGCAATATCAAATGAATCAATACCATAAGGCTCTACATGAACACGGGGTCATCCAATCGATGTCTCGCAAAGGAAATTGCCTAGATAATTGTGTAATGGAGAACTTCTTTGGAAAGATGAAGAATGAGATGTTCTACGGACATGAATATGAGTTCCATACATTGGAAGAATTGAAATGTGCCATGGAAGAATACATACACTATTACAACGAAGAAAGAATACAGACAAAATTAAAAGGCCTAACCCCTTGTCAGGCAAGGAATCAAGCCTTATCATGTCGGTAAATTAACGTGTCCAAGAAATTGGGTTCACTTCATGATGAGGCATTTTTATTTAGGTAAAAAGAAAACTGTACTTTCTATTATAGAAAAACAGAAAGTGCAGTGAGAAAGAAACCTACAAATATAAACCAACCTAATATATATCCTTTTAAATAATGCTTACATAACGCAATATATTCACGAATCATTGCGCTTGGCCAGAAGTAGAATGCGATAGGAGCACCGATACCGATTGCTGGAATATCTAATGAGCGACAAAGCAGAAGTGCACGATAGACATGGAAGTTGGAAGTAACTACTGCAATACGCATTCGACCGCCTCTACGCTTGATGATTTCATACGAATTACGCATATTTTGGAATGTATTAACACTCTTATCTTCCATAATAATTTGATGATTTTTAATCCCTTTATCGATTAGATATGTACGCATGGCTTCGGCTTCAGATACTTTTTCATCAGAGCCTTGGCCACCAGAAACAACGATATAACAGGATGATACGGATTTATTAAATACGCGAATCGCTTTATCGAGACGATTGGCAAGAAGCTTCGTTGGTCTTAATCCATCGATTAAGCCAGCACCTAGGACAACAACGTAGTCAAAATCAACATGTCGAGGAAGTAGCTGGATAAACATGGAATAGAACATGAATGCTACAAATACAAGTGAGATATATAAGACACTGAATCCAAACCCCATTTTAAGCATAGTAGAGAAATCTTGTATTAAATGAGTCGAGTGATCCATAAGATTGTTTGTGGCAGTAATCAAAGATGTAAATAAATAAAATTCACCAGCAAGAATAAAGATGCCAAACGCTATGGATAGAAAACTTGTAATATGGAATCCTTCCTTTAGAAGCATCTGTACACTGTTCACCATCAATAAGAATGGAATGATGAATATCAAGAACATAAATGTAGTAATAAATATAATTGAGTATATTGTTGCAATTTTAAAGACAGCTGAATATTTTACCGACCAGACAAAGAGTGCCATCAATAATATTAATAGGAACACGGCATTTCGAAAGCGTCTAGAATCCTTGAAGAAGGAGTATAAGAATATCGCAAGTGTGACGATCACCATAAATTCTGATGAAAGGATATAATGCATGAGTTTAAACATGGGAAAATAATATCATAAAATGTTCATTATGAGGAAATTGTCAGGAATAAATATAAGTATTTATGAAACAATATTTCGAAGACTACAAGAAAAATAAATAGGATTTAATTAGATATGCCAGTATTGTACTTTTAAGGTTTCTAGAAGTACGCTATAATCAAATAAACCGTTGATCGGAAATAGTACTACAATATACCGGCATAAGAGAGAAGCGTATTTGGTGAGAGTGCTTTGGCAAATGGTGTTGATGGGAATGCGCCCGAGAGGGTCTTCTTGATATGTAGAGAAGAACGTTGCACTAATGTTATCAGTGAAATTCTAAAGAGTGGATACGCATAGCGTCTTTTTAAGAAAGACGCTTTTTTAACAGGAGGAAGAATATGATCAGACTGTATAATACAAAGACTTTACAAATCGAAGAGTTCAAACCAATTCATGAGGGACATGTAGACATGTATGTATGTGGACCAACTGTGTATAACTATGCACATATTGGTAATGCACGTCCAATGATTGTGTTTGATGTGTTGAAGCGTTTATTTGAAGCAGAAGGATATAGCGTTACGTATGTATCTAACTTCACAGATGTAGATGACAAGATTATTAAGAAAGCTGCTGAAGAAAATACAACCGAAGCTGTAATCGCACAGCGTTATATTGATGCTTATCAGGAGGTGCGTACTTTGCTCAATACAGAGCTTCCAGATATTACACCACGTGTTACAGAAACAATGGATAAGATTATTGATTTCATTGACCAACTTGTAAAGACAGGTCATGCCTATGAAGCAAATGGTGATGTATACTTCTCTGTTGAATCTGTACCTACCTATGGTGAGATATCTCATCAGCACATGGATCAACTAGAGGCTGGTGCACGTATCGAAACAAATGACCAAAAGAAAAATCCATATGACTTTGCGCTATGGAAGAAGACAGATATGGGTATCAAGTGGAATTCTCCATGGGGAGAAGGTCGCCCAGGTTGGCATACGGAATGTGTTGTAATGATCAACGATAATATTGGTGATTGCATTGACATTCACGGTGGTGGTATGGATTTGAAGTTCCCTCACCATGAAAATGAAGCTGCTCAACAGGAAGCTATGCATGGCAATACACTCGCAAATTATTGGGTACATAATGCCATGGTCAATATCGATGGGCAAAAGATGTCTAAGTCATTAGGTAATACGATGTGGGCAAAGGATGTTGTTTTATCTTTAGGTACAAACTTAACAAGATGGTTAGTATCCTCAGTACATTATCGTAAGGAATTAAACTTCTCTGATGAGACAATTGAAACTGCTCGTAAAGAATTAGATAAGGTGTTAACACCACTCAAGCAAGCGTATATCAAGGCTGCACTTGCGGATAATGCCATGGGTGATGACTATGATAAGGATTCTTATCGTGCATTCTTGGATTGCTTAGATGATGATATGAATACTCCAAATGCATACGCAGTGATCTTTGAGACAGTGAAAAAATTAAATCAGACACTACGTCAAAGAGAAATTGACTTTGCACAGGTAGCTCTTTACAGCAACGCTGTGGAAAAGATGTTGAATGTATTGGGGGTTGTTGTGGATAAACCAGTGATTGGTGAAGCAGAGAAAGAAGTATTTGCGAAGTGGAATCAAGCTAAGGCAGATAAAGACTTCGATACTGCAGATAAATATCGTAATGAATTAGCAGAAAAGGGCTTGTTGTGATGAATCCATTAGAATGTAATGGTAGAACACTAGCGTTTCTTGGGGATGCGGTTTGGTCTCTTGCAGTACGTGATTTCTTGGTTCAAGAGGGACAAGGAAAAGGAAAGATGTTACAAAAGCTCAGTATTTCCTATGTCTCTGCGAAATCACAGGCAAGATTTTATTCGTTTCTTCATGAAGAAAATTTCTTTACTGAAGAGGAGGAAGCGACGTATCGTCGTGGACGCAACGGTAATACAGGTAGTGTTCCAAACAATACAGATGTTGTGACATATCGTATGTCAACAGGATTCGAAGCGATCTTAGGTGCTTTATATCTTGAAAACAATCAAGAAAGAATAAGACAGATTTGGGACAAAGTACGGACACTTTAGGGAGGACTTCTATGGCACAATTTGTGTACGGGAAAAATGTTGTAAAACAGATGTTGATGGATAACTCCAAAGTCAAACAGATCTATATATCAGTAGACGATAGAGATGTAGAACAGTTGGCTCGCAAACAACGAGTACAACTGAAGAGGGTTGATAAGAAGACATTAACACAGATGACCAAGACAGACCGTCATCAAGGTGTTGTGGCTGAAGTCGATCCATATCGTCTATATAGTGTAGATGAAATCTTACAGGGTGTTTCTGAGAATGGAAAGGGTCTTATCATCATGCTTGATGAATTAGAAGATCCACATAACTTGGGAGCGATATTACGTACAGCTGATGCAATCGGTGCTACAGGTGTCATCTTTAAGAAGACCAACGCGGTTGGTTTAACAGCTACCGTTGCGAAGGTTAGTGCTGGCGCAATTGATACGGTGAAATGTGCTTCTGTTACCAATCTTTCCAGAACACTAGAAGACCTTCAGAAAAAAGGTTGGTGGGCTGTGGGAACAGATATGGATGGACAGGACTATCGTTCTGTAAAGTATGATTTCAATACAGTATTGATTATTGGAAATGAAGGTAAGGGTATCTCTAGACTGCTACGTGAGAAGTGTGACTTTGTGGTATCACTACCGATGAGAGGAAAGATTGAATCGTTGAATGCGGCGGTATCTGCTGGTATTCTAATGTATTCCATTTACAACATGCGTTTCCCACTATAGGGGGAGTGTTATATGGAGAAGGACAATCCGAGTGAACTATTATATATGTGTAGAATGGGTGATGTGCACGCACAATATCGCTTATTTGCCCAGTATGAAGGTTTACTCACATCGCTGGTAAATCAAACAATACAAGTATATCCACCAGTGAAGAACTATAAAGATGATTTATTACAGGAAGCACGTCTTGGTTTACTTGTTGCGATACATTGTTATCGAGAAGATAATCAAGCCAGCTTTAAAACCTTCTTGTGTATCATCGCAAAGAGAAGAGTTTGGAATGTTCTGCGACAACTTTCAACGATTGGACGAAATGAAGGTGCTGATGTACTGGCGTTAGATGCGATGATGAATGAGGATGAAACATTCTACGATATTGTGGAACAACCAAATAAGATGTTTAATCCAGAATATTACTATCAGTACGTCGATGCATTTAAACAAATGACACAAGGCATCATGTCATTATCACAGCGAGAGATAGATGTCATGCAATCTTGGTATAACGGGGATTGCTATGAAGAGGCAGCCCGCAATCAGAACTG
This genomic window from Solobacterium moorei contains:
- a CDS encoding IS1634 family transposase, with amino-acid sequence MFLHILKDRQYERLYIRHSVRKGNGVRSENVKSLGRIDSLMKEMNLSRKQVLEWAQKQVDQMNDSPSAPPVLLSLFPDKKIVMDEQRSFHAGYLFLQSIYYGLKMKNVFRTISSHGRFDFDIDAICSDLVYARILDPGSKLSSYKTASSFLEQPKYELHDVYRALGTLSKEMDHILAEVYKNSNHILKRNNSVLYYDCTNYYFEIEEEDGFRQYGKSKEHRPSPIVQMGLFMDGDGIPLTFDLFEGASNEQPSMRPLEQKIIRDFGFQRFVICTDGGLGSENNRLFNDIEGRAFICTQSLKKLNRKKREEAMSNQRWKRLKDGATVDIEEIQREPYKHIDDIYYKEEPYGTKKVAGQLMIVTYSPRYATYQKEIRDSQIARAESMVDKGSIQKQRRNPNDPARFVRVTATTSDGEIASEEHYAIDQDKIDSEAMYDGFYAICTDLVNDKIEDILKVSEGRWQIEEAFRIMKTDFEARPVYVRKKDSIRAHFLICYLALLIFRILEKKLGPSYTSSELITTLREYKLLKVNGQGYIPEYKRTKITDHLHKEFGFCTDTEIVPTGTMRKIISETKK
- a CDS encoding YdcF family protein, with amino-acid sequence MLLKEGFHITSFLSIAFGIFILAGEFYLFTSLITATNNLMDHSTHLIQDFSTMLKMGFGFSVLYISLVFVAFMFYSMFIQLLPRHVDFDYVVVLGAGLIDGLRPTKLLANRLDKAIRVFNKSVSSCYIVVSGGQGSDEKVSEAEAMRTYLIDKGIKNHQIIMEDKSVNTFQNMRNSYEIIKRRGGRMRIAVVTSNFHVYRALLLCRSLDIPAIGIGAPIAFYFWPSAMIREYIALCKHYLKGYILGWFIFVGFFLTALSVFL
- the cysS gene encoding cysteine--tRNA ligase yields the protein MIRLYNTKTLQIEEFKPIHEGHVDMYVCGPTVYNYAHIGNARPMIVFDVLKRLFEAEGYSVTYVSNFTDVDDKIIKKAAEENTTEAVIAQRYIDAYQEVRTLLNTELPDITPRVTETMDKIIDFIDQLVKTGHAYEANGDVYFSVESVPTYGEISHQHMDQLEAGARIETNDQKKNPYDFALWKKTDMGIKWNSPWGEGRPGWHTECVVMINDNIGDCIDIHGGGMDLKFPHHENEAAQQEAMHGNTLANYWVHNAMVNIDGQKMSKSLGNTMWAKDVVLSLGTNLTRWLVSSVHYRKELNFSDETIETARKELDKVLTPLKQAYIKAALADNAMGDDYDKDSYRAFLDCLDDDMNTPNAYAVIFETVKKLNQTLRQREIDFAQVALYSNAVEKMLNVLGVVVDKPVIGEAEKEVFAKWNQAKADKDFDTADKYRNELAEKGLL
- a CDS encoding Mini-ribonuclease 3, producing MNPLECNGRTLAFLGDAVWSLAVRDFLVQEGQGKGKMLQKLSISYVSAKSQARFYSFLHEENFFTEEEEATYRRGRNGNTGSVPNNTDVVTYRMSTGFEAILGALYLENNQERIRQIWDKVRTL
- the rlmB gene encoding 23S rRNA (guanosine(2251)-2'-O)-methyltransferase RlmB, translated to MAQFVYGKNVVKQMLMDNSKVKQIYISVDDRDVEQLARKQRVQLKRVDKKTLTQMTKTDRHQGVVAEVDPYRLYSVDEILQGVSENGKGLIIMLDELEDPHNLGAILRTADAIGATGVIFKKTNAVGLTATVAKVSAGAIDTVKCASVTNLSRTLEDLQKKGWWAVGTDMDGQDYRSVKYDFNTVLIIGNEGKGISRLLREKCDFVVSLPMRGKIESLNAAVSAGILMYSIYNMRFPL
- a CDS encoding sigma factor produces the protein MEKDNPSELLYMCRMGDVHAQYRLFAQYEGLLTSLVNQTIQVYPPVKNYKDDLLQEARLGLLVAIHCYREDNQASFKTFLCIIAKRRVWNVLRQLSTIGRNEGADVLALDAMMNEDETFYDIVEQPNKMFNPEYYYQYVDAFKQMTQGIMSLSQREIDVMQSWYNGDCYEEAARNQNCTVKAYDGRLQRVRAKIKDYIYHNQ